The genomic window TTCAAGATTTGGGAAATAGGAGAATATAACGCTCAAGGGAAAATCACAGCTTTTGAGCAGGTGTTTGGTAAAGAGCATCTAGATTTTGCTTTTCATGCAGCTTTTCCTTTAGTTTTGACACCAGATTTACTTTATTGTTTATGGAAAGATTTCTTTCAACACACCCCTACACCCCTACACCCCCATACCCCTACACCCCCACACCCCCACACCCCTACAACCCTAGTATCTGATTTATTGCTTTCAGATTTGTGTAGAGAAGTTGAGACAGAATTATATGAAATGGAGCGTGAGGTTCGCAATGAATTACTCAGGCGTTGTCAAGAGGAGTTTGGTGAAAATAGACTGCAAGAATTGTCAGAGTTTTTGTTGAAGTATATTGAGTATCAAGTTAAAAAACAAAATTTAAATGTCTCCTCTGATTTGCATCAAGTGCAGCAGTGGACAGCCTTAGCTTACACCCAAAAGGGAGACGCAGCCGCAAGAAAACTGGCAGAAAAACTACGTCTAGCTTATCTGGATAAGAATCATGGGGAGTTGGTGCGGTTATCAGCAGTGATAGAAACTTTAGCTGAACCTTTAAAGGAAAAATATGAGCCTTTGTTAGTGGTGTCTAGAGGTTATCGTGCTTTGGTGCGTGGTGATGAAGCGGGAACGGTGACTGCTCAAGATGAATTGGAGCGGAGGTTTGGAGTAGGTGAGACTGTTAATATAGCTGGGGTTGTTTTAGAACGCCCAGTGATTTTAGGTAAAATTCGCCTGAAACCTTTTTCTTTTGAAGTCGTTACAGTTAACGGACGTGGTGAAATTATTCACAGAGAAAGGAAAGAAGCTAAATATTTTGCAGAAGACTTGGGGAATGGTGTCAGCTTGGAAATGGTGCAGATACCAGGGGGAACATTTACAATGGGTTCACCGGAAGGGGAGAAAGACCGAAAATCAGATGAAAGTCCCCAGAGACAGGTGACAGTTCCCAGCTTCTTCATGGGGAAATATCCAGTCACCCAGGAACAGTATCAAGCCATCATGGGGACAAATCCCTCTAAGTTTAAAGATAAAGGTGCTGAATCACATAAAAGACCTGTAGAACAAGTAATTTGGGATGATGCGGTAAAGTTTTGTGAGAAATTGAGCCAGAAGACTGGAAAAACCTACAGACTACCCAGCGAAGCGGAATGGGAATACGCCTGTCGTGCGGGGACAACTACGCCGTTTTATTTTGGGGAAACCATCACCACAGATTTAGTTAATTATGACGGTAAATTTCCCTACGGTTCTGCACCTAAAGGTGAATATCGTAGAGAAACAACAAATGTAGGAATATTTCCGCCGAACTCTTTCGGTTTATATGATATGTGTGGTAATATATGTGAATGGTGCGAAGATGTATATAATGATAGCTACCAAGGCGCGCCGATAGATGGGAGTGCGTGGCTTACTGGTAGCAATAATGACATAAGGCTGCTGCGTGGCGGTAGTTGGATCGACAATGCCTGGGTTTGCCGTTCTGCCAATCGCTATAGGCTCGCGCGCGCGTATCGTAGCGGCCTTGTTGGTTTTCGCGTGGTGGCTGTGGCTGTGGCGTGAGGATTCCTTACCCTTTGCACTCTTGCCCTTTTGCCCTCTGCACTTCTTCCTCTTTACCCTTTTGGAGTGTAGCGGAGCGGAACGATCAAATTTATTTTTTTGAGTTTATTTTTTTGAATATGGGGCTATGAGCATATTCAATATATATACAATATTACATCCCCCAGGGATAAAAAACAAGTAGTAGATTAATTAATGTAGGTTGGGTTAAGCGCAGCGCAACCCAACATAAATCTCGGAAACTCAAGATAAATATTGGTGTTGGGTTTCCTTGCGTCAAACGCCACTAGCCCCAAGCAGGCGTAGGTTGGGTTGAGGCTTTGCGTAGGCGAAGCTTTCCCGCAGGGTAACCCAACGCTATAACCAATGTTGGGTTACCTAACGTCAACCCAACCTACAATTTTTTTGCATTATTTTTAGTCACCTTATCCTGCATCGTTTTAATTCCCCCTAACCCCTCTTTTTTAAGCTACGGTGTACACACAAGTCTTATAACGTTGTCCCACATCGTTTTGATCCCCCCTAACCCCCCTTAAAAAGCTACGGTGTATAAACAAGTCAGATTTTCTTTCTAGATCAAGGTTTTACCCCCCTTAATCCCCCCTTGGAAAGGGGGGAAACCAGAAAATCCAGTTCCCTCCCATTTCCAAGGGGAGGGTTAGGGTGGGGTAATTCGAGGACTAATAGTGATTCAATAAACTGTGTATACACGGTAGCTTAAAAAGGGGGGAACTAGAATCAAAGTCCCCCTTTTTAAGGGTGATTTAGGGGGATCAAACCGCATTTTGCACCTAGCACAAAGATGTGTGTATACCGTCTGACTTTTCACGGGATCTGGAAAACCCCTCTCCAAACCTCTCCCCTACAAAGAGAGAGGCTTTAACTTTTCCCCCTTCCCTAGTAGGGAAGGGGGTTAGGGGGTTAGGTTTCACGTTAGCTTTTCCACATAACGTGAAAAGTCAGAGGGTGGTAGGGGGTGGAGAAATCCCTCCAAATAAGCCCAGTTGAGTATGGTCGGAGTTCTCTGCCTCATCTGGGGGTGAAATGATACTATTAAAGGAGTTTGCAAATTAAACTGCGAAATCAACCGGATCATCTAAATAAATAGATTCAATCTAATTTTTGCTGTTTTCGAGTTAATTTCCATCTCATACCTATCTATTACTTAAAATAGCTGGGTTGGGTTAAATTCTTATATTCAATAGAATAATTAAACCCTTTTAATTCCCATCCTCTCAATTTAGTTACATAATCTGCCATGCTAAAACTCTTGTTGGGCGACCCCAACGCTCGTAAGCTGAAAAAATACCAACCCTACATTACAGAAATTAATCTCTTGGAGGAAGACATTCAAGCTCTTTCTGATGAGGATTTGAAAGGCAAAACAGCAGAGTTTAAACAGAGGCTTGCCAAAGGCGAAACCCTGGATGATATTCTGCCAGAAGCCTTTGCTGTGGTCAGAGAGGCAGGAAAACGAGTCTTAGGGTTGCGGCATTTCGATGTCCAGATGTTAGGCGGTGTAATTCTACACACTGGGCAAATTGCGGAAATGAAAACTGGTGAAGGTAAAACCCTAGTGGCTACCTTACCGAGTTATTTAAATGCAATCACTGGTAAAGGTGTACACGTAATCACAGTTAACGATTACCTGGCTCGTCGGGACGCAGAATGGATGGGACAGGTGCATCGCTTTCTGGGTTTGAGTGTAGGGTTAATTCAGGCGAGCATGACTCCCAGTGAACGTAAGAAAAATTATGATTGCGATATCACCTATGTTACTAACAGTGAAGTAGGGTTTGACTACCTGCGGGATAACATGGCTACATCAATGGCTGATGTGGTACAGCGTAGTTTTAATTATTGTGTAATTGACGAAGTAGACTCAATCTTAGTTGATGAGGCGCGGACACCATTAATTATTTCTGGTCAGGTAGAAAGACCGACGGAAAAATACATCCAAGCTGCGGAAATCGCTGTCACTCTGCAAAAAGATGAGCATTATGATGTTGACGAAAAGGCTCGTAATGTGCTGTTAACAGATGAAGGTTTTGCGGAAGCTGAGGAACTTTTGGGAGTTACAGATTTATTTGACCCGGAAGATCCTTGGGCGCACTTTGTATTTAATGCGATTAAAGCTAAAGAACTGTTCCTGAAGGATGTCAACTACATCGTCCGTAATGGCGAAGTGGTAATTGTCGATGAATTTACGGGACGGGTTTTACCTGGACGGCGTTGGAGTGATGGCTTGCACCAAGCCATTGAAGCCAAAGAACACGTAGACATTCAGCCGGAAACCCAAACTCTAGCGACAATTACTTATCAAAACCTGTTCTTGTTGTATCCCAAATTGGGTGGGATGACAGGAACGGCGAAGACAGAAGAAGCCGAGTTTGAAAAAATTTACAAATTAGAAGTCGCGGTCATTCCTACCAACAGAATCAGAAAACGGGAAGATTGGTCTGATTTGGTATTTAAAAAAGAGACTGGGAAATGGCGCGCGATCGCAAGCGAATGTGCCGAAATGCACGAACTAGGTAGACCTGTTCTCGTGGGAACTACTAGTGTAGAGAAATCAGAATATCTCAGCCAATTACTCAAAGCCCAAGGCATTCCCCACGAATTGCTGAATGCGCGACCAGAAAATGTCGAACGGGAAGCGGAGATTGTCGCCCAGGCAGGACGCAGGGGTGCTGTAACCATCGCTACGAATATGGCGGGACGGGGTACGGATATTATTCTCGGTGGTAACTCCGAGTATATGGCGCGGCTGAAACTGCGGGAATACTTCATGCCGCGCATCGTCAGACCAGATGATGAAGACGTGTTTGGCGTACAAAGAGCTACGGGATTACCAGGGGGACACGGTGGCGGTCAAGGCTTCACTCCTGGGAAAAAAGTGAAAACTTGGAAAGCTTCCCCGGAGATTTTCCCCACCCAACTTTCTAAAGAAGCAGAACAGCTATTAAAAGAAGCCGTAGATGTGGCGGTGCGGGAATATGGCGATCGCTCTTTGCCAGAACTAGAAGCAGAAGATAAAGTAGCTGTAGCCGCCGAAAAAGCCCCCACCAATGACCCTGTAATTCAGAAATTGCGGGATGCTTACAAACGGGTGAAACAGGAATACGAAGATTTTACCGACCGGGAACATAACGAAGTTGTAGAACGGGGTGGTCTGCACGTAATTGGTACAGAACGCCACGAATCACGCCGGATTGATAACCAGTTGCGGGGACGCGCCGGACGACAAGGCGACCCCGGTTCGACAAGATTCTTCCTCAGTTTAGAAGATAACTTATTGCGGATTTTTGGTGGCGATCGCGTTGCGGGTTTAATGGAAGCCTTCAATGTAGAAGACGATATGCCTATTGAATCTGGTATGCTTACCCGCAGTTTAGAAGGCGCACAGAAAAAAGTCGAAACCTACTACTACGACATCCGTAAACAGGTGTTTGAGTATGACGAGGTAATGAACAACCAACGCCGCGCCATCTACGCCGAACGTCGCCGGGTGTTGGAAGGTCAAGATTTGAAGGAACAGGTAATTAAGTACGCTGAAAAAACGATGGATGACATCGTGGACTATTACATAAATCCTGATTTACCCTCGGAAGAGTGGGAATTGGAAAAGTTGGTGGAAAAAGTTAAGGAGTTTGTCTATTTGCTGGCTGATATGCAGGCGAATCAACTAGAAGACATGGGAGTAAGCGAGATTAAAGCTTTCCTCCATGAACAGGTGAGAATTGCCTATGACCTCAAGGAAGCGCAAATTGACCAAATTCAGCCAGGATTGATGCGCCAAGCTGAACGGTTCTTTATCTTGCAGCGTATTGATACCCTGTGGCGGGAACACTTACAGCAAATGGATGCTTTACGTGAGTCGGTAGGCTTGCGTGGTTATGGACAGAAAGACCCGCTTATTGAGTATAAGAGTGAGGGTTATGAGTTGTTCTTGGATATGATGGTCAACATCCGCCGCGATGTGGTTTACTCGTTGTTCATGTTCCAGCCTCAGCCTCAGCCGATGGCGCAAGCTTCTTCTGAGATGGTGTAATGGAATAATTTCACGCAGAGACGCAGAAGCGCAGAGAGTTTTTTGAGTGCCTCTGCGTTTTTGTTTTATAAGTGGTATTAGGGTGAAGGGGTGAGCAGCCGTAGATTGGGAATTTCTAGGAAATCTTTGATGTTGTGAGTGACTAGCGGTAAGTCGTAGCGTAGAGATGTTGCAGCAATCCAGGCATCTTGGGGCGAAATTGGTCGTCCCACACTTTGTCTATAGGCACGAATCTTTGCCCATTCTCGACAAAGAGATTGATCCACTGGAATAATCAGGTAATTTGAGAGATATTGCTCTAATTGGGTGAGACGACGATCGCCCCACTGACGTAAGATTGCCCACTGAAACAGTTCAGCGACGGTCATGAATGACAATGCCAATTCCTGACCACTCAAAAGTGGCAGGTAAGGTTCGGCATAATCACTACCTTTGAGGATGAAGGAAGCAATGTTAGTATCAATCAGAACAATACTCATGGGAGTTTAGTTAGATCGCCTCTTGGCGCTGTTGTTGCACAAAGGTAAGAAAATCTTCAATAGAGTCTTCTTCTGGCCAAAAATCGGCAGCCAGGTCTTTGAGGTTATCAACAGTTAGAGGAGAATGGTTAACAAGTAGCTGCTTTAGCGTAGTACCTTGTAAAAACTGGGTACTAAGGGTTGTAAAATCGGGTTGAGAATTTGAGAATGAATTGCTTTGGGTGAGAATTTGCAGCAGTTGTTGACGCTCTGTAGATGAGAGTAGTTGGATGGCAGCGATCGCAGCTTTAATTTGTGGAGTCATAGTCTAGTTTTGTGGTTGTCTGGTTCTATGCTATTTGAATTCCGGTGCGATCGCTCCTCTTATTAATCAATTAGGTTTGGTATATGACCGACCGAAGGCGATCTCGCCCCTACCCATGATTTAGCGATAATCACTCATCAGGCATTGTCAGTCTGGTTGTATGTTGTACTATGAACAGACTGGCAAATCCTGGCATGGGAGTCTCTGGAATTAGAAAATCTAGAATTCTCTCGGCTAAAATAGTTGCTAATTTTAAATTAATTGATACACTTGTTCTTCATTATCCCTATGATCTAGCACCTATGGTGCATATTAAGCGCGTCGAACTTACCAACTTTAAATCCTTCGGTGGTACTACTTCAGTCCCTCTACTACCGGGGTTCACTGTCGTCTCTGGGCCAAATGGTTCGGGGAAGTCGAATATTCTGGATGCGCTGCTGTTTTGTTTGGGACTTTCTAGTTCTAAGGGGATGCGCGCCGATCGCCTACCGGATTTAGTGAATAATACTCAAACGGCTAAAAGTCGCGCGGCGGTGGAAGCTAGTGTGACTGTGACTTTTGATTTATCTGATTTGGTAGATGTCAATGATCAGGTGTCAGTGGTCAGCAGTGATGAAGAATTATTACAAGATGAGGTAGAAACTGAACCACAGCCAATAGTTAATGGCAATGGTCACAAGCCAACGGAATGGAGTGTAACTCGACGGTTGCGGGTAACTCATCAGGGAAGTTATACGTCGAATTACTATATTAATGGTGCTTCTTGTACGCTGACGGAGTTGCATGAGCAGTTGGAAAGTGTGCGGATTTACCCAGAAGGGTATAACGTGGTGCTGCAAGGGGATGTGACTAGTATTATCTCGATGAATGCTAAGGAACGTCGGGAAATTATTGATGAGTTGGCTGGGGTGTCGGCTTTTGATCGCAAGATTCATCAAGCTAAGGCTACTCTAGATGAGGTGAAGGATAAGGAAGACAGTTGTCGGATTATTGAGACTGAATTAACTTTACAGCGCGATCGCCTGTCTCAAGATAAGGCTAAGGCGGAGAAGTATCAAAAGTTACGAATAGAGTATCTGCACAAGCAGTCTTGGGAGGCGGTTCTGTCTTGGCGTTCTCTACAAACGCAGCAGGAAAAGTTGGCGACGGAAACCCAAGCAGGCGATCGCAATTATGGGGAACTGACAACTCAACTCACTAGCCTAAATACAGAAATTGCTGAGAAAACGGCACAATTAGAACAACTCAATGCTCATGTAAAAGCTTTGGGTGAAGAGGAATTATTGTCGGTACAGTCTACCCTCGCTACCCAAGAGGCGGAACGGAAACAATTACAACGTCAGCAAACGGAGTTAACCACAGCTTTGCAGGAAACTGTTAGGCGGTTGGCGCAAACTCAGCAGGAAGTTCAACAGCATCACCAGGGATTAGCTGAAATTGCCCAAGCACAGGGTCTAGAACAGCAATCTATCCTCTATTGTCAGCAGCAACGGGAGGAGACACAAGAAGGGTTAGAAAAGTCCCGTGAAGCCGCCGCAGCGATCGCTACAGCTTCGGAGGCTTGGGTACAGCAACAAACGGCGTTGAATCGGCAAATTGAAACTTTGCTGCAAACTTTAGAACCACAGCGTACTGAACAAGCACAACTCAGGGAACGCAATAGTCAATTACAGGAGTTAATTCAAGAAGAAACGCAGTTAATTGCCACTTTAGAACCGCAGTTAGCAGAAAAGCAAGCTGAGTGTACAAAGTTAGACGTAGAGTTTCAGACTTCCAACGAACCTATTCAAGATTTAGCCCAAAATCTCGCTGCTACAGAACAGGAATTACAAATCCAACAGGAAACCCAAAAGCGGCTATTGCAAGAACAACGGGAAAAGCAGCGTCAGTTAGATAAAATTGAGGCGCAAGCCCAAGCACAGCAAGAAGTCCAGGGAACTCAAGCGAGTAAAGTGATCATCCAATCGGGAATGCCTGGGGTTTGCGGTTTGGTGGTACATTTGGGACGGGTAGAACCCCGGTTTCAGTTGGCGTTGGAAATTGCGGCTGGGGCGCGTTTGGGACACATTGTAGTGGAAGATGACGGCATTGCATCCGCCGGGATTCAATTACTCAAACAAAAACGCGCCGGGAGAGCAACGTTTTTACCTTTAAATAAAATTCAAGCCCCTAGAATTACCCAAGATGCAACACTGCGATTAGCTAACGGGTTCGTGAGTTATGCCGTGAATTTAGTAGAATGCGATCGCCGTTATCGTGATGTATTTAATTATGTTTTCGGTAACACAGTCGTATTCGCCAACTTAGAACAGGCGCGGAAGAATCTCGGCTTATATCGCATCGTCACCCTAGACGGGGAACTACTAGAAACCAGTGGCGCAATGACTGGCGGTAGCATAAACCAGCGTTCATCGTTGCGCTTCGGGAAGGGAGAAGCGGCGGAATCAGAGGAAGTGGTGGCTTTAAAACAGCGTTTGCAGGATATTGATCGGATTTTAGACCGTTGTAGTGATGCGATCGCTACTTTATCAGTTAAAACCAAACAACTATCTCAAGAACTCACAGAAACACGCCAAGCACGACGAGAACAGCAGTTGCAATTAGAGCAGTTGCAAAAAGATATTAAGAGTTTAACAGCCCAGTTAACAGGGACGCGATCGCAACTCACCCAAAACACCGAAAAATTCACCACAGCCCAATCCCGCCTAGAAATATTAAATAATGAACTCCCAGGACAAGAAAGCCAATTACAGCAACTCCGCCACACCCTAGCCGAGTTAGAAGCCTCCCAAACCCCCAGCGAATGGCAACAAATCCAGGCGACAATAAAAACCCAAGAACAGCAATTACAGCAACGGGAAACCGCCTTTAGGGAAGCCGAACAAAGATTAAAAAATCTGGAAAATCAGCAGCAACGTCTGCAAGAACGCATCCAGGAAGCCGAACAACGCATTACCGACTATCAACAAGAACAACAAACCCAACAAACCCAAATCACCGCCCTCAGCACTCAGCACTCAGCCCTCAGCACTCAAATCCTAGCCACCCGCACCCAAATGAACGAAATGGAAAAGAATTTGGGTGAAGAAAAACAACAACGGGATGCACTAGAACAGAAAGTGCGATCGCATTTGCTGCGCCAGCAACAATTAGAATGGGAAATCCAAAAACTAGAAGAAACCCAACTAAAGCGGCGGGAAGACTTAGCAGCACTGCAAACCCAACTACAAGAAGTCGCCGCCGAATTGCCCAACCCCTTGCCGGAAGTCCCAGATAAAGTAGACTTAGAAGAATTACAGAAAGAATTGCGATCGCTCTCCAAACGCTTGCAGGCAATGGAACCTGTGAATATGTTGGCTTTGGAAGAATACGAACGTACCCAAAACCGCCTGGAAGAACTTAGTCAAAAATTGCAGACATTAGAAGGAGAACGCACTGAATTACTTTTAAGGATTGAAAATTTTACCACCTTGCGACAACAAGCCTTTAAAGAAGCCTTCGATGCTGTTAACATCAACTTCCAATCAATTTTTGCTATCCTTTCCGACGGTGACGGCTACCTGCAACTC from Nostoc sp. UHCC 0870 includes these protein-coding regions:
- a CDS encoding SUMF1/EgtB/PvdO family nonheme iron enzyme — translated: MSEPPLLNLFLRLREAGLPLGIDQYDLAVRTLLQSVEVGLDIGDKQAVKQLCQTIWVKSRQQQRLFDKCWNEMISHPARLSESTIIKPPVGEPATPTDINKPEETKPVEETEEPPKQEEEAEFVTTPISDNEVVTSISTKLKERDYFPVSRDKLRRSWRLLTQKLPSSIPSQIDIPNTVIDIAKRGFFVKPVLTPAANQYREVVLLIDQNGSMSPFHPFCRQLVEIWRGAKIYYFHNVPTEIYSDSQCEEAESIKSMLARCSKEKTLVVIVSDAGAARLRVVPERWEATGEFLAMLTPHVKRVAWLNPLPCFHWQNTTAEFIAQIDGLKMFALEVAEYQQMLQWLLDGKPVKILNRENQTKTIGSFKIWEIGEYNAQGKITAFEQVFGKEHLDFAFHAAFPLVLTPDLLYCLWKDFFQHTPTPLHPHTPTPPHPHTPTTLVSDLLLSDLCREVETELYEMEREVRNELLRRCQEEFGENRLQELSEFLLKYIEYQVKKQNLNVSSDLHQVQQWTALAYTQKGDAAARKLAEKLRLAYLDKNHGELVRLSAVIETLAEPLKEKYEPLLVVSRGYRALVRGDEAGTVTAQDELERRFGVGETVNIAGVVLERPVILGKIRLKPFSFEVVTVNGRGEIIHRERKEAKYFAEDLGNGVSLEMVQIPGGTFTMGSPEGEKDRKSDESPQRQVTVPSFFMGKYPVTQEQYQAIMGTNPSKFKDKGAESHKRPVEQVIWDDAVKFCEKLSQKTGKTYRLPSEAEWEYACRAGTTTPFYFGETITTDLVNYDGKFPYGSAPKGEYRRETTNVGIFPPNSFGLYDMCGNICEWCEDVYNDSYQGAPIDGSAWLTGSNNDIRLLRGGSWIDNAWVCRSANRYRLARAYRSGLVGFRVVAVAVA
- the secA gene encoding preprotein translocase subunit SecA, coding for MLKLLLGDPNARKLKKYQPYITEINLLEEDIQALSDEDLKGKTAEFKQRLAKGETLDDILPEAFAVVREAGKRVLGLRHFDVQMLGGVILHTGQIAEMKTGEGKTLVATLPSYLNAITGKGVHVITVNDYLARRDAEWMGQVHRFLGLSVGLIQASMTPSERKKNYDCDITYVTNSEVGFDYLRDNMATSMADVVQRSFNYCVIDEVDSILVDEARTPLIISGQVERPTEKYIQAAEIAVTLQKDEHYDVDEKARNVLLTDEGFAEAEELLGVTDLFDPEDPWAHFVFNAIKAKELFLKDVNYIVRNGEVVIVDEFTGRVLPGRRWSDGLHQAIEAKEHVDIQPETQTLATITYQNLFLLYPKLGGMTGTAKTEEAEFEKIYKLEVAVIPTNRIRKREDWSDLVFKKETGKWRAIASECAEMHELGRPVLVGTTSVEKSEYLSQLLKAQGIPHELLNARPENVEREAEIVAQAGRRGAVTIATNMAGRGTDIILGGNSEYMARLKLREYFMPRIVRPDDEDVFGVQRATGLPGGHGGGQGFTPGKKVKTWKASPEIFPTQLSKEAEQLLKEAVDVAVREYGDRSLPELEAEDKVAVAAEKAPTNDPVIQKLRDAYKRVKQEYEDFTDREHNEVVERGGLHVIGTERHESRRIDNQLRGRAGRQGDPGSTRFFLSLEDNLLRIFGGDRVAGLMEAFNVEDDMPIESGMLTRSLEGAQKKVETYYYDIRKQVFEYDEVMNNQRRAIYAERRRVLEGQDLKEQVIKYAEKTMDDIVDYYINPDLPSEEWELEKLVEKVKEFVYLLADMQANQLEDMGVSEIKAFLHEQVRIAYDLKEAQIDQIQPGLMRQAERFFILQRIDTLWREHLQQMDALRESVGLRGYGQKDPLIEYKSEGYELFLDMMVNIRRDVVYSLFMFQPQPQPMAQASSEMV
- a CDS encoding type II toxin-antitoxin system VapC family toxin, encoding MSIVLIDTNIASFILKGSDYAEPYLPLLSGQELALSFMTVAELFQWAILRQWGDRRLTQLEQYLSNYLIIPVDQSLCREWAKIRAYRQSVGRPISPQDAWIAATSLRYDLPLVTHNIKDFLEIPNLRLLTPSP
- the smc gene encoding chromosome segregation protein SMC, whose protein sequence is MVHIKRVELTNFKSFGGTTSVPLLPGFTVVSGPNGSGKSNILDALLFCLGLSSSKGMRADRLPDLVNNTQTAKSRAAVEASVTVTFDLSDLVDVNDQVSVVSSDEELLQDEVETEPQPIVNGNGHKPTEWSVTRRLRVTHQGSYTSNYYINGASCTLTELHEQLESVRIYPEGYNVVLQGDVTSIISMNAKERREIIDELAGVSAFDRKIHQAKATLDEVKDKEDSCRIIETELTLQRDRLSQDKAKAEKYQKLRIEYLHKQSWEAVLSWRSLQTQQEKLATETQAGDRNYGELTTQLTSLNTEIAEKTAQLEQLNAHVKALGEEELLSVQSTLATQEAERKQLQRQQTELTTALQETVRRLAQTQQEVQQHHQGLAEIAQAQGLEQQSILYCQQQREETQEGLEKSREAAAAIATASEAWVQQQTALNRQIETLLQTLEPQRTEQAQLRERNSQLQELIQEETQLIATLEPQLAEKQAECTKLDVEFQTSNEPIQDLAQNLAATEQELQIQQETQKRLLQEQREKQRQLDKIEAQAQAQQEVQGTQASKVIIQSGMPGVCGLVVHLGRVEPRFQLALEIAAGARLGHIVVEDDGIASAGIQLLKQKRAGRATFLPLNKIQAPRITQDATLRLANGFVSYAVNLVECDRRYRDVFNYVFGNTVVFANLEQARKNLGLYRIVTLDGELLETSGAMTGGSINQRSSLRFGKGEAAESEEVVALKQRLQDIDRILDRCSDAIATLSVKTKQLSQELTETRQARREQQLQLEQLQKDIKSLTAQLTGTRSQLTQNTEKFTTAQSRLEILNNELPGQESQLQQLRHTLAELEASQTPSEWQQIQATIKTQEQQLQQRETAFREAEQRLKNLENQQQRLQERIQEAEQRITDYQQEQQTQQTQITALSTQHSALSTQILATRTQMNEMEKNLGEEKQQRDALEQKVRSHLLRQQQLEWEIQKLEETQLKRREDLAALQTQLQEVAAELPNPLPEVPDKVDLEELQKELRSLSKRLQAMEPVNMLALEEYERTQNRLEELSQKLQTLEGERTELLLRIENFTTLRQQAFKEAFDAVNINFQSIFAILSDGDGYLQLDNPEDPFASGLNLVAHPKGKPVQRLASMSGGEKSLTALSFIFALQRYRPSPFYAFDEVDMFLDGANVERLSRMIKQQAQQAQFIVVSLRRPMIESAERTIGVTQARGAYTQVLGIKLQSSNTSA